A genomic segment from Alistipes senegalensis JC50 encodes:
- a CDS encoding metallophosphoesterase N-terminal domain-containing protein, with product MNRILNCFSSAALALTLLAGCSSDSSSEGPVPPPAGEGNICGYVRCDGRGIAGVAVSDGANVVKTDAEGYYSFTSDLSSADFVRISVPSGYETARDGILPTFYAAIDPAEPGTQRFDFDLTAADNTRHLLLVMADVHISGRKPGYPNDSGTVVAELDAKQCRERFVPALAAHAASAPAGYRVYGLNLGDMTHSEYWYSKNYSFPQYIEAMKDVDFPVFHAIGNHDYCHKVADDTADAQYKAALGPTYYSFNLGRIHYIVLDDMVYKGSNAYDTRIDDRQMEWLRKDLAATDPAVRDVVVAMHVPTVNGLQTDGSYKKALGNFDEFYALFADYNLTVMSGHWHHAHSVRISDKASEYILPAACGTWWYKLLCNDGTPAAFAACTVNGTSMSRRIVPIGDEYATERYRVYNKGVTTNTGTVAPGTASDPAGGSPAVLVNLWEMRPDWTFDCYENGVQTSGRLTRVARYDPIHRDFCNQGLIGWQRYSWCATVRTADHWLQYVPANPAAAIRITVTDQKGALLHVIDTKIE from the coding sequence ATGAACCGAATTCTGAATTGCTTTTCATCGGCGGCGCTCGCCTTGACGCTCCTCGCGGGCTGTTCGTCCGACTCGTCTTCCGAAGGCCCCGTACCCCCTCCCGCCGGAGAGGGAAATATCTGCGGATATGTCCGCTGCGACGGCCGTGGCATCGCCGGCGTCGCGGTTTCCGACGGCGCGAACGTCGTGAAAACCGACGCCGAAGGCTACTACTCCTTTACGAGCGACCTCTCGTCGGCCGATTTCGTGCGCATCTCCGTACCCTCGGGCTACGAAACGGCCCGCGACGGCATCCTTCCGACATTCTATGCGGCCATAGATCCCGCCGAACCGGGCACGCAGCGCTTCGATTTCGACCTGACCGCCGCGGACAACACCCGCCACCTGCTGCTGGTCATGGCCGACGTACACATCTCGGGACGCAAACCGGGCTATCCGAACGACAGCGGAACGGTCGTCGCCGAACTCGACGCCAAGCAATGCCGCGAACGGTTCGTCCCCGCGCTCGCCGCCCACGCCGCCTCGGCCCCCGCGGGATACCGCGTCTACGGGCTGAATCTGGGCGACATGACCCACTCGGAATACTGGTATTCGAAGAACTACTCCTTCCCGCAGTACATCGAGGCGATGAAAGATGTCGATTTCCCGGTCTTCCACGCCATCGGCAACCACGACTACTGCCACAAGGTCGCCGACGACACGGCCGACGCCCAGTACAAGGCGGCGCTCGGCCCCACCTACTATTCGTTCAACCTGGGCCGCATCCACTACATCGTACTCGACGACATGGTCTACAAAGGCTCGAACGCCTACGACACGCGGATCGACGACCGCCAGATGGAGTGGCTGCGCAAGGACCTCGCGGCGACGGACCCCGCCGTGCGCGACGTGGTCGTGGCGATGCACGTGCCGACCGTCAACGGATTGCAGACGGACGGCTCCTATAAAAAGGCGCTCGGAAATTTCGACGAATTCTACGCGCTTTTCGCCGACTACAACCTGACGGTGATGAGCGGACACTGGCACCACGCCCACTCGGTGCGCATCAGCGACAAAGCCTCCGAATACATCCTCCCAGCGGCATGCGGCACGTGGTGGTACAAACTCCTCTGCAACGACGGGACCCCGGCGGCCTTCGCGGCCTGCACCGTCAACGGAACCTCGATGAGCCGCCGCATCGTACCCATCGGCGACGAATACGCCACGGAGCGTTACCGCGTCTACAACAAGGGCGTGACGACCAACACCGGAACCGTCGCCCCCGGAACGGCCTCGGACCCCGCCGGAGGTTCGCCCGCGGTGCTGGTCAATCTCTGGGAGATGCGTCCCGACTGGACCTTCGACTGCTACGAGAACGGCGTGCAGACCTCGGGCCGGCTGACCCGCGTGGCGCGCTACGACCCCATCCACCGCGATTTCTGCAACCAGGGGCTGATCGGATGGCAGCGCTATTCGTGGTGCGCGACGGTCCGCACGGCCGACCACTGGCTGCAATACGTCCCCGCGAACCCCGCGGCGGCCATCCGGATCACGGTGACCGACCAAAAGGGAGCGCTCCTGCACGTGATCGACACGAAGATCGAATAA
- a CDS encoding metallophosphoesterase N-terminal domain-containing protein, protein MKNRKILLFLAVAALLAAPVRSAGLPPLPDKPGATVKGYVECEGRGVEGVVVSDGFNVVKTDAEGRYWLKTKLSRSEFVMISTPRGYDPEVYSGFLPKFFHALDKTADKKSVQQFDFHLTRAANDDYTLLVVADEHVSGRVIDIPPGSGNVIAPVDSIQFRDDFMPRLVEYADSLMRRTPVYGLNLGDMTHSEYWFRNNTGMAEYLRLAKDTPFLMYHVIGNHDHCHKYENDYEAEAEYRKYFGPTYYSFNIGKVHYVVLDDMLYHGRNKYDKIIAPEQLAWLYKDLRALDPEIRQLVVACHVPLVANNGAWDDIWYNLKNKDELFVLLQDYDVTIMTGDWHTEGTTRVSDRIVEYVHPAVTGNWWYRQGICCNGYPAAFTEYVFRGDRLESRSLIDWANGNSKQQYRVYNKGVTSNTGIASSSALDPAGGAPSVLVFFWGVAPNWTFVCRENGELTYGRGQLVQRYDPLARSLVEEGIIPYERYTWLKQKPVRLYLYTPKDPGAEIEIVGTDHIRNRDFRVVTRIER, encoded by the coding sequence ATGAAAAACAGAAAAATCCTGCTCTTCCTGGCTGTCGCCGCACTCCTTGCGGCGCCGGTCCGGAGCGCCGGACTGCCGCCCCTCCCCGACAAACCGGGAGCCACGGTCAAAGGCTACGTCGAATGCGAGGGACGCGGCGTCGAAGGGGTCGTCGTCTCCGACGGATTCAACGTCGTGAAGACCGATGCCGAGGGCCGTTACTGGCTCAAAACCAAGCTGTCGCGCTCGGAGTTCGTGATGATCTCCACGCCGAGGGGCTACGACCCGGAGGTCTATTCCGGATTCCTGCCCAAATTCTTCCACGCCCTCGACAAGACGGCGGACAAGAAGAGCGTCCAGCAGTTCGATTTCCACCTCACGCGCGCCGCCAACGACGACTACACGCTGCTCGTGGTGGCCGACGAACACGTCTCGGGCCGCGTGATCGACATCCCGCCCGGCAGCGGCAACGTCATCGCCCCGGTAGACTCGATCCAGTTCCGCGACGACTTCATGCCCCGGCTGGTCGAATATGCCGACAGCCTGATGCGGCGCACGCCGGTCTACGGGCTGAACCTGGGCGACATGACCCACTCGGAATACTGGTTCCGCAACAACACGGGCATGGCCGAATACCTGCGTCTGGCCAAAGACACCCCGTTTCTGATGTACCACGTCATCGGCAACCACGACCACTGCCACAAATACGAAAACGACTACGAGGCCGAAGCCGAATACCGCAAGTATTTCGGGCCGACCTACTACTCGTTCAACATCGGCAAGGTCCACTACGTCGTGCTCGACGACATGCTCTACCACGGGCGCAACAAATACGACAAGATCATCGCCCCGGAGCAGCTCGCATGGCTCTACAAGGACCTTCGGGCGCTCGATCCGGAGATCCGGCAGCTCGTCGTGGCCTGCCACGTGCCCCTCGTAGCCAACAACGGCGCCTGGGACGACATCTGGTACAACCTCAAAAACAAGGACGAACTGTTCGTGCTGTTGCAGGACTACGACGTGACCATCATGACGGGCGACTGGCACACCGAAGGCACGACGCGCGTCAGCGACCGGATCGTGGAGTACGTCCATCCGGCCGTCACGGGCAACTGGTGGTACCGGCAGGGCATCTGCTGCAACGGCTACCCCGCCGCTTTCACCGAGTATGTCTTCCGGGGCGACCGCCTCGAAAGCCGCTCGCTCATCGACTGGGCCAACGGCAACAGCAAACAGCAGTACCGTGTCTACAACAAGGGCGTCACCTCGAACACGGGCATCGCAAGCTCCTCGGCCCTCGACCCCGCGGGCGGCGCGCCGTCGGTGCTGGTATTCTTCTGGGGCGTGGCCCCCAACTGGACCTTCGTCTGCCGCGAGAACGGCGAGCTGACCTACGGACGCGGACAGCTGGTCCAGCGCTACGATCCGCTGGCCCGTTCGCTGGTCGAGGAGGGCATCATCCCCTACGAACGCTACACGTGGCTCAAACAGAAACCCGTGCGTCTTTATCTCTACACCCCGAAGGACCCCGGCGCCGAGATCGAGATCGTCGGCACGGACCATATCCGCAACCGCGACTTCCGCGTAGTCACGCGGATCGAACGCTGA